One window of the Salvia miltiorrhiza cultivar Shanhuang (shh) chromosome 6, IMPLAD_Smil_shh, whole genome shotgun sequence genome contains the following:
- the LOC130990073 gene encoding LOW QUALITY PROTEIN: ribosome biogenesis protein BOP1 homolog (The sequence of the model RefSeq protein was modified relative to this genomic sequence to represent the inferred CDS: deleted 1 base in 1 codon) encodes MTLLKCHLIERDAVQSSDDDDNSVSACHDKDSVEDNNHSSVSKGDEHDKFGVEDSGGRSDDSREIVEESDSSEDEVAPRNTIGNVPLKWYKDEEHIGYDLSGKKIKKKEKTSKLDSFLARTDDAKSWRKIIDEYNDEEVELTKEEINLIRRMMESKAPHADFDPYPSYIDWFTWDGAKHPLSNAPEPKRRFILSKWDAKKVVKYVRAIRNGQIKFDDKPKEEHKFYDLWGEASSADRQEASSADRQGLAYIPAPKPKLPGHEESYNPSLEYIPTQEEINAYQLMFEEDRPKFIPKQYTSLRSVPAYEKAVQETFDRCLDLYLCPRKYKKRINIDPESLKPKLPSPRNLKPYPTTCYLEYRGHKGPVMTISAETTGQWIASGSKDGTVRIWEVETGRCLQIWNIGEPIQEVEWNPELPLLAVAAGQDVFILHTRCGSDEHQKKIDDLLHVVPKTGADDSDTNASIVNWVQDDTHGGIRLKHFKTVSKVEWHRKGDYLSTLMPSGQSRSVLVHQLSKKLTQRIPFKTKGIHVSSAFHPTRSIFFATTKNDVRVYDLLKQKLVKKLEPGVREISSIAIHPGGDNAIVGSKDGKMCWFDMDLSSKPYKVLRCHGKDITSVAYHRSYPLFASSSDDCTTYVFHGMVYSDLNQNPLIVPLEILRGHSSFDGRGVMDCKFHPRQPWLFTAGADSLIKLYCH; translated from the exons GATGCTGTTCAATccagtgatgatgatgataattcAGTTAGTGCTTGCCATGATAAAGACTCTGTCGAAGATAACAACCATAGCAGTGTTAGCAAAGGTGATGAACATGATAAGTTTGGTGTTGAAGACAGCGGTGGAAGGAGTGATGATTCTCGTGAAATTGTTGAGGAGAGTGACTCATCTGAAGATGAG GTTGCACCTCGCAATACTATTGGAAATGTTCCTTTGAAATGGTACAAAGATGAGGAACATATTGGATATGATTTATCTggaaagaagataaagaaaaaagagaaaacgaGCAAGCTCGATTCTTTTCTTGCAAGGACTGATGATGCAAAGAGTTG GCGTAAGATAATAGATGAGTACAATGATGAGGAAGTGGAGTTGACAAAAGAAGAGATCAATCTCATCCGGAGAATGATGGAATCAAAGGCACCTCATGCTGATTTCGATCCATATCCT TCTTATATTGATTGGTTCACTTGGGATGGTGCTAAGCATCCACTCTCAAATGCACCAGAACCAAAGAGACGTTTCATTCTCTCTAAGTGGGATGCTAAAAAG gTTGTCAAGTATGTCCGGGCCATCAGGAATGGGCAGATTAAGTTTGATGACAAACCCAAAGAAGAGCATAAATTTTATGACTTGTGGGGTGAAGCCAGTTCTGCTGATAGGCAG GAAGCCAGTTCTGCTGATAGGCAGGGATTGGCATATATTCCTGCACCAAAACCTAAGCTTCCAG GTCATGAGGAGTCTTACAATCCCTCTTTAGAATACATCCCGACACAAGAAGAAATTAATGCTTACCAGCTCATGTTTGAGGAGGACAGACCTAAATTTATACCAAAACA ATATACTTCCCTGAGAAGTGTTCCTGCATATGAGAAAGCTGTCCAAGAAACATTTGATCGATGTTTGGATCTCTATCTATGcccaagaaaatataaaaaacgt ATTAATATTGATCCCGAGTCTTTGAAACCAAAGCTGCCAAGCCCTAGAAATCTTAAACCGTATCCAACAACTTGTTATCTCGAGTACAGAGGCCATAAGGGTCCAGTGATGACTATTTCTGCAGAGACCACTGGACAATGGATTGCTTCTG GTTCAAAGGATGGAACTGTTCGCATTTGGGAAGTTGAAACTGGCAGGTGTCTCCAGATCTGGAATATAGGTGAACCTATTCAGGAGGTTGAATGGAATCCTGAGCTTCCATTATTAGCTGTAGCAGC GGGTCAAGATGTGTTCATTCTGCACACCAGGTGTGGAAGTGATGAACATCAGAAGAAGATCGATGATCTTCTCCATGTTGTACCGAAGACAGGGGCTGATGACTCTG ATACAAATGCATCCATTGTCAACTGGGTTCAGGATGATACACATGGAGGAATCAGACTGAAGCATTTTAAG ACTGTTAGTAAAGTGGAATGGCATCGTAAAGGAGACTATCTTTCAACTCTCATGCCATCTG GCCAATCAAGATCAGTGTTAGTTCACCAACTCTCCAAAAAACTTACACAACGGATTCCATTCAAGACAAAAGGAATTCATGTTTCAAGTGCTTTTCATCCCACTCGTTCCATTTTCTTTGCTACAACAAAAAATGATGTCCGCGTCTATGATCTATTGAAGCAAAAACTTGTCAAAAAACTTGAACCTGGTGTCCGTGAAATTTCATCCATAGCTATCCACCCTGGTG GTGATAATGCCATTGTTGGAAGCAAAGATGGAAAGATGTGTTGGTTTGACATGGATCTTTCATCCAAACCTTATAAAGTCCTTAG GTGCCACGGTAAGGATATCACCAGTGTTGCCTACCATCGGTCTTACCCTTTATTTGCGTCAAGCTCGGATGATTGCACCACATACGTTTTCCATGGAATGGTTTATTCGGATCTGAATCAGAACCCGCTGATAGTTCCCCTGGAGATCCTCCGAGGGCATTCCAGTTTTGATGGAAGAG GAGTTATGGATTGTAAGTTCCATCCGAGACAACCTTGGCTGTTCACCGCCGGTGCAGATTCTTTGATCAAGCTATATTGCCATTAG